Genomic DNA from Solanum dulcamara chromosome 4, daSolDulc1.2, whole genome shotgun sequence:
TGTGAAATCTTTTCATCcatcaaaaagtaaaaattCCTGACAAAACCTGATTTAATATTGTGGCCTGTTTGTTGAGTTTCCATTCCATCCTCCTTCTCCACCTCCTCCTCCGCTTTCCATTTGCAGTTGACCACCATTTGGCATGTTCAATGGCAAATTAAGAAAAGGTAGTCCAATATTTGATGGATCAGAAAAATTACCACTTTGTCCTTGTTGCTGCATCTGAATTGACTCATTCTCTTCATCCAAAGGCAATCTCTCATAAGCAACATTAGTGAATGAAGAAGCAATTACAATAACCGGACCCGATGCAATTAGTGCACCCACAACATTTCCACCAACAACTTGACCTTGACCACCAGCTAAATAAATTGTCAAGCTAGTAGCTCCTGGGGGAGCGGGTGGTGGTAAGAAAGATCCGGATAACGATAGTATCTCGAATCTTCCATGTAACGTCACCACAGAACCGGCAGCCTGTGGCTGTCGTATGGTGACGTTATTCACCGTACCGCTCCCGCTTAGTATACAAATTCCTCTTTGCCTTTTTCTCGCATAAGTCGCAACCGATTCGAACACATCATGCCCGCTACTCACTTCTAAGATATGCGCTCGTAGCGCGTTCGCGCTCTCCCGTGTTATTATCACGGGAGGCTTAGGCTTGTTTTTCGACCCGGCGGGACGACCTCTTGGCCTACGTGCTACGCCGgggctattattattattatccttGTCTTCATCGGAAAATTGATTATTGTTCCGATTGATTTCGTCAACTTGAGGATCATGTGGTCTTTGGAGATGATGAGGGAGAAAACGATGATGGGAAGTTGAACCTAAGTCCAAACCAGCCATAACGATAAcgataacaataacaataacaaaagtAGTGAACAGAAAACTAACCTATAATAAACTATGATATGATTAATAATAAGGGAAAATAATGACCATGAGcagaaaatatgtatataattgaaaaaaaatattttatggaaAAGAAAAAACACAAGAAATTCAAACCCTAGGAACGAATAGAAAACTAAAGAGAAAAGAGAGTGGAGGATACAgagaagaaatgaagaagaaagagaaaagtgGCAAAGTATAGTACATATTAAGGGCTTAAAATATAGTAGCAAATAGTTTAATGAAGGGAattgggtggggtgggggtaggAATAAcgattaaattaaatattgttGCTTTCTATaagaatataaaataataaagggGAGAAGGAAACAACAAAAGATATGTTTTTAAGAGAATACATCTTTTATGTGAGAAATAAAACATGTCGTGATGATATTTAATGATTTATTATCTAATGTATGATATTCATAAACCTCTGACCATGAGTTTTAAAAATACATAGAGTACTTATATAAGTATTGTCCTAATAAAAATAGTTTTGCGTCTTCAACTCTGTGAATGGTGGtgtttttataatatatttatttataggcAATCATTCTTCCTATTGAAACTAGAAAATTAAGGTAATGGGAGGGAAAAGTTTTGGATTTTCCACTTAGATTGGTTAGGACGGtaatgaaattaattaaaacaaGAAAATCAACGCCATATATATCCTACGATTTGAGTAGTTTGTTATTTGAAAATACTGTAGTTGTTGAGTTGGatattttcattttgaattaaatattGAAGTTTGTATTTGAGTgttgtaatttaaaataaagaaacttTTTTTCAGATAAACAGAAAATTGATTCAACTATATGCCTATAACTAAGTGAGGACATGAATCATTCTCCATCAATTTAATTCTGAAAATGAAGCACATTTAATGCAAACATTAAGACAACTTGATGGAGAATTTAGGTCAACTTGTTAAATTAACATTCAACTCCTTATGATTTTAGTTTGTCCTGTCAAGTTTGAAAGATGTTTTTTAGCTAGGAACAAAtaattactccctccgttcaaTTTTATTTGTCACTGTTTAACTTGCAcgctcattaaaaaaataattattgatatatgGATTTTACTACACTATGTATTGACACATAACAGTAATTAGTTAGTAGTTAATGATGTAAATGTGTAGTTGATTGTTTCTGTTAAATGATTCTGTTAAGGAGTAGTTAGTATGTTAAGGGTAGTTAGATGTGGCTAACTATGGTTAATAATAAGTTAACCacactatatatgtatatcagtgAAAGAAGTCAAGGAGACTTCACTTTACTCTTCTTCTCCCTAGACGAAATAAGATTCCCAaatttctctcaactctcttaGGTCGTCTTCTCCAATCACTTCTCTTCTGCAGCTTCTATTTcgacatggtatcagagcgggtCGCCGATCAAAGAGCTGGAGCTCGTCGGAGAAGCGAGTGAAGATCTGGAGTTCGTCGGAGAAGCTTAATATTACCATTAAAGCTCAGAACTGAAAATCATGGGTGAACTCTCACAATCACAAGCATCGATTGAAAGAATAGTTATAGAGCATGGACATTCTTTGTATGTGCACCCATCGGACACATCGGGATGCGTTCTAGCATCAGTGAAACTTACCGAATCTAAAAATTATGGGGTGTGGAGTCTAGCTATGAGGATCTCTCTTTTGGCCAAGAAGAAACTAAGGTTCGTGACTGGTACATGCACGAAAGAGTCGTTCGATGAATTACTTTATGAACAGTGGGAGACGGTGAATGCGATTGTACTATCATGGATTATGAACACAGTATCAGAAAGCTTGTTAAGCAGCATCGTGTATGCATCAGATGCACGTTTAGTCTGGGAGGATGTGAAGGAGAGCTTTGACAAGGTAAATCAAGTGCGAGTGCTCCAAGTGCACACAACTATTGCAAGTCTCAAACAAGGAACAAGCCAAGTGTCGGTGTATTTCTCCAAGCTGAAAGAGTTGTGGAGTGAATCCTATTTGATGGCTCCTTCTCCGAACTGTGGTTGTCCAAAGTCCAGGGACTATATTGAGTATCTATAAGAGTAGAGGCTAATGCAGTTTTTGAGTGGTTTGAACGAATCTTACGATCAGGCTAAGTGgcaaattttgataaagtccaGTGCACTATCTGTAAATCAGGCCTATGCTCTAATAGTGCAAGATGAAAGTCAACAGTTAAGTGTTAAGAAATCAAATCCCATAGCAATGCAAGTTAAAATAAGTGATAACTATAAGGGAGATAGTCCAATGTATTGTGACCACTGTCACATACGAAACCATACAAAGAAGGATTGTTACAAACTTGTTGGATATCCTTCAGAAAAGGGATAACAAAACCAACAGAAAGATGGAAGGTGCTTATGATGGCTACAGGAAAGATAACAATTATCGTGAAAGATGGAGGAAGGATAGATACAGAGAAAGGTACAAGAGAGATAATAATGAAGGATGGAAAAAAGAAACACATATTGCAATGGCAAATAATGCAGATTGCTTTTAAGGAAAACATGCAGGTAAGAATGATAATAGAGGATAATATGCTGAAGACAACAGAAGAAGTGATGGCAAAAGTAACCATCATGACTCAGAATATCAGTACAAGCATCATGGCCAtgatttcaaaaaatatcaaGGCTATATGACAGGTATTGTGACTTGTCTAATGTCCGAGTTACAAAAATATGAAGGAATAGTAGATTTCAGTGCTTCACACCATGTCACTACAAATGACAAAATGCTTAAGAGCATTCATAACCTACAAACCAATAAAGAAGTAAGGATGCACTTACCAAATGGAAGTACAGTGCCAATTACACATATAGGAAGTGCAAAATTATTTGAACAGGAGAGAATCACAAATATGTTGTTTGTGCctgattttaaatataatttattatcagTATCACAACTAACCAAAGAATTATGTTACTGAGTGAATTTCTTCCCTGATCACTGTATCTTTCAGGATCTCTATAGTGGCAGGGTGAAGGGGATTGCTAGATTGCAAGGAGGACTATACATTTTCCAAGGGGCAGCTGAAGATTCTGATGACCAAGGAAGAGGAGATGTGAGGCAAGTTTACCTAGAAGATGCTGATGGAAGGTGTAGCCTATGGCATAGAAGACTAGGTCACTCTTCTATATCCATTATGAAGACTATAGTGGAATTCCAAAACAATATTGACAGAAATGTGCATAACAATTGTAGAATCTGTCCATTAGCAAAACAAACTAGATTACAATTTCCTTTCAGCATCTCTAGAGCACAACATTCTTTTGAATTGATTCACTTAGATTTGTGGGGTCCTTATAAAACTCTTACTTTTAATAAGAAAAATTACTTTCTCactattatttatgatcataccAGATATATTTGGGTCCATTTATTACAGCTGAAGACTGAAGTAATTATGGTTTTGAAACAATTCCTTGCACTTTTGAATACTCAGTTTAACTGCAGGGTCAAGACCATTAGGTCTGACAATGGTACTGAGTTCTTTAACTCTCAAATTTGTGAGCTTTTACAGAACCTAGAATACTTCACCAAAGCAGTTGTCCTTATACACCTCAATAAAATGGGGTAGTAAAGAGGAAGCACAGGCAGTTTTGGAGATGGCAAGAGCTATCAAATTCTAGGCTTCCTTCCCAACAAAATATTTGGGCTTCTGTGTTAAAACTGTAGTATACCTCATAAACAGGTTGCCATCAAGTGCCCTGAAGGGAAATATTCCTCATGAGATGCTACATCACAGCAAAGAATCCCTTGATCATCTAAGGGTACCTGGCTGCCTATGCTTTGTTACTGCACTACCTAAATCAGACAAATTTGCCCATAGAGCCAAAGAAGCTGCATTTATGGGACTCTTTGAAACTCAAAAGGCTACATTGTACTTGATTTATCtactaataaattatttgttagTAGGTATGTGGTGTTCCATGAAAATGAATTTCCTTTCAGTCACATTGCAGACTTAACAGAAAGCACATTTCTCCAATAGAACCATGCTGATATTGCATATGATTCCCCTGCCCCTGCTCACATTTGCTAGTTTCCACCAATAGTAGCAAGGGGGACACACTTTGCTGCTGACAAGGATGTTGTTGCTGACAAGGATGTTATTGCAGATACAGTAGAGGATATacctgatgatgatgatgatgcacAAGAGAGTGCATAAGTCCCATTTGCTGAAGTTGCATATGAGAATGCACAAATTCTATTGCAGGTTGTTGCTCCTCCTGCTGTCACTGGCAACAGACCAGTCAGGTCAACCAAGCAACCTGGGTAGTTGAATGACTATGTTGTCAATACTATCCATGACCACATCTATTCTATAAACAAATATTTGTCATATGCATGCACATCAGAAAATTATAGAAGTTATTTGGCTAAGTTCTTTGACTCAGCTTaaccaaaatattttaaggaggCTTCAAGGGATGCAAGGTGGATAGAAGCTATGCAACAAGAGATTAAGGCCCTTGAGGACAATCACACTTGGCAAATTGTTGCTCTTCCACATGGAAAGAATGTTGTTGGCTCTAAGTGGGTGTACAAGATTAAGTATAGGGCAAATGAGGAGGTAGAAAGATTAAGGCAAGGCTGGTAGCAAAAGGATACAGTCAAAAGGAAGGCCTTGATTACGATGAGACTTTCTCTTTAGTTGAAAAAATGGTCACTGTGAGATCAGTGATTGCACTGGAAGCCTCAAGAGGGTGGAAGCTTCATCAAATAGATGTGTACAATGCATTCTTGCAAGAGAATCTTTATGAGGAAGTCTATATGGAGATGCCAGAAGGGTTCAAGAGATAGGGGAGACTAAGGTATGCAGGTTGCTGAAATCTTTGTATGGACtaaaacatgcatcaagacaatggaACATCAAGTTGACTGATACATTGATAGCTGCAGGATTCACACAAAGCCTTCATGATTATTCACTATTTACAAAGAAGTTAGGTAACAACATTTTCATAATActtgtatatgtagatgacCTTCTTATCACTGGAGACAACAGCAGTCTCATAGAAGCAGCCAAACAGATCCTGCAGCATAACTTCAAAGTGAAGGACTTGGGGGAACTCAAGTACTTTCTTGGTATAGAAATTCTGAGATCACAACATGGCATCATccttaatcaaagaaaatacacATTGGAGCTCATATTAAAGATGGGTTTAGCAGGCACAAAGCCAACTGTCACACCACTGAaagttggaaacaaactaaccACTGTGGAATATGACAAGGTTGTTGGAGTTAAAGGAGATGAAGCCTTGTAGGAAGTCTCAAGGTACCAAAGGTTGATAGGAATGTTGTTGTATATAACCATCACTAGGACAGATATCAGCTTTGCAGTCCAAACACTGATTCAATTCATGCAAGAGCCCAAGATCTCACATTGGGAAGTAGCTATAAGAGTGGTTAAATACCTGAAGAATGCACCAAGTCAGGGCCTCATTTTCAGAGCACAACCTACACAGGAAATAACATATTGGTGTGACTCAGGGCAGCATGTCTCAACATAATGAGGTCTATTACAGGATATGCAGTAAAGTTTGGAGAGTCATGAATCTCCTGGAAATCAAAAAAGCAGCAAACAGTGTCCAAGAGTTCAGTTGAAGCTGAATATAGAAGCATGACAATAGTTGTTGCAGAAGTTACTTGGTTGTTGGGCTTGTTCAGTGAGCTTGGAGTGAAGGTTCATCAGCCAATAGCTATTTGGAGTGATAGCAAGACAGCGATCCAACTTGCAACAAATCCAGTCTATCATGAGAGAACGAAACATATTAAAATCGACTGTCACTTTATAAGGGACAAGATAAAGGAAGGAATCATCAAGACTGAATTTGTAAAGACAAATGATCAACAGGTAGACTTGATGACAAAGGTGAGCAGGCAGCAACATATGTATTTGATGAACAAGTTGGGAGTGTTGGATGTTATGcaccctccaacttgagggggagtatTGACACATAACAGTAATTAGTTAGTAGTTAATGATGTAAATGTGTAGTTGATTGTTTCTGTTAAATGATTCTGTTAAGGAGTAGTTAGTCTGTTAAGGGTAGTTAGATGTGGCTAACTGTGGTTAACAATAAGTTAACAATAAGTTAACCacactatatatgtatatcagttaAAGAAGTCAAGGAGACTTCAATTTACTTTTCTTCTCCCTAGACGAAataaaattcccaaatttctctcaactctcttaAGTCGTCTTCTCCAATCACTTCTCTTCTGCAGCTTCTATTTCGACACTATGACAAGTAAAGTTTACGGAAGGAGTACTTTGTAAATTATAGTGTTTTGAAATTCTCTCACTCCTTGACAATAGTTTAATGTTTTGATTTATATCTCTTTTTTAAGTTTTGGATTTTTAAGTTTCTATAATAATTGGTGATTTAGGCATTAGATTAGACAATCGTTTATTGTCAAACAACTCTGACTCGAAGAATCAATTTAATTAAGAAGACATGACTCAAATACACATATTTTACACTCTTTATCTGTTAGGGAAAACTCTCTCTGCTCCAATaaagttaatcttcttttttcttttggttctttaaaaaaaatcatttcgtTAAATAAATGGAAAACTTTCCTTCATTCTtgattaaaataatacaattaaatataatacagtaattattttgattatttcaagcTTCGATTTGACACATCCTACAAATGATATTTACATATAGGCATGCACTAAATATTAATTCCACTTTTCACGATATTCAATCTATCATGATTcatcaaattttatatcaactcaatctaataaGTACTAATCTATTTTATGCTATTATTTAAAAAAGGTCAAATACACCGACacgttttttattttttcctctattttttataatgagccgttaggtcgttttgaatactagagctttttattttataaaagatttatcctgtaaatttttaatgaatattttggattattcgatAACTGCAATTATTTAGTTGAGAGGTAACTATAGTtaactaatttaattggtgggctaaagtgataatttagttaatatattataccatttatttcatatttattaaaataagttagtagattttgtcacttttagtacatgattaattgagaaaaaaaataaaaagaagaagataaggGTTGGGCGAAAACTTACCTGCGGCATCACCCGAGAGCGACTGCTATGTACAGCTTGCAAACATTCTGAGGCGTTGAAGAAAGGGAAATCAtcggtgaattagcttgcttgacttcggttcttcaattgaggtaggttatgatttattccatatcatagatagacttttaatagcgattgatagtcattgagtaatatgtattgcatttaattattgcggtttggatggttgatatgttattgtgattggtctgtAATCTCAAAACCGTGCAATCCCTATTAAAAGTGAtaccttgaataaagaaggtttgatgaaatattgttaatgaagtggaatgtgatgataaagaatgataaattaattatatatttggatcgggtgtcacgagacgacacgatatatttggatcgggtgtcacgagccgacacattattatttagatcgggtgtcatgagccgacacgatatatttgaaTCGAGTGTCATGAGCCGACATAGTattattagatcgggtgtcacattccagcatgataatattaaaggaaaataaattaaatgacttaatactactcaatctcaaataactcatttctcaaaagaacttggtgtagaggcctgagtcctcatgaatcctcttgatattgttgactgacTACGTAATtatttcattgtgttgtcattGATCTTGttgttgccacctgttaagtgttatgattgattttctgttattactttatgcatattgttttctattttgagtcggccgatgatacctactcggTACATATTACCGTGTACTGATtcctacttgtatttttatttattttattttgtggagtgtaGCGAGTGTTCCATCGATTTCGACTCGCCCTTAGCTTTAGCCAGTGTCCAGTACATCAAGttccagggtgagctattccttcCAGCTCatgttggattctctcggtcATGGCATAATGTCCTTTGTTTTCAGACACAAACTATGCTAATTAATTAtcctggtgtttgatattttcagatttagtattttagaattaaatGTCCTTAATGtaatgactttcagattttggagaaCGTATGTAATAGGCTTTAGtgattttgttatttcttactttcataAGTTGAGCTTCTacattattattgtattttataAGTTTAATCGCTAATATAAGTTAGggttgtatcgttggttctcccacctaaaAGGTTAAGTGTGACTgtcactcatgacccattttaaATCATGACATTTTGATACTCCGTCTTAATCTTATTTCATTTTAATCCTCTAACTTCATATCTCATAAAccatttaaatatgaaaaatattatctCGTGTAAACTATTTAACGTGTGTTGATGAACATAAAAAGAGGTAAGAAATAGTCAATTAGATAACATcacgtgtttaatttttttcatgtcaTCCGAGTTATATGGGTTTAACCCAAATACCTGCTAATTTTTAACGTAGCTCCAATACGGACAAAAAAACCCATCTCCAATacgaattttaaaaaaatcccaGTTCATTGTTAATAATACTACTGAGAAAATACTAAAAGTCGATCCAAAAAAATTGAACTCAGTCGGTTTGCCAATGTATTTTTTTATAGAGAAAACCAGCGGGctttaagaaattaaaatcCATGTACTTTTGGTGTTATTTTTCGTGCATGTGCggaaactataaaaaaaaatatttttttttttaaaaata
This window encodes:
- the LOC129886832 gene encoding AT-hook motif nuclear-localized protein 23-like, coding for MAGLDLGSTSHHRFLPHHLQRPHDPQVDEINRNNNQFSDEDKDNNNNSPGVARRPRGRPAGSKNKPKPPVIITRESANALRAHILEVSSGHDVFESVATYARKRQRGICILSGSGTVNNVTIRQPQAAGSVVTLHGRFEILSLSGSFLPPPAPPGATSLTIYLAGGQGQVVGGNVVGALIASGPVIVIASSFTNVAYERLPLDEENESIQMQQQGQSGNFSDPSNIGLPFLNLPLNMPNGGQLQMESGGGGGEGGWNGNSTNRPQY